In Camelus dromedarius isolate mCamDro1 chromosome 24, mCamDro1.pat, whole genome shotgun sequence, one genomic interval encodes:
- the KREMEN2 gene encoding kremen protein 2 isoform X1, whose protein sequence is MGTRASHGLLFLLFLPLLRPRGASAGSLHSPGLSECFQVNGADYRGYQNRTGPRGAGRPCLFWDQTQQHSYSSASDPQGRWGLGAHNFCRNPDGDVQPWCYVAETEEGIYWRYCDIPTCHMPGYLGCFVDSGAPPALSGPSGTSTKLTVQVCLRFCRMKGYQLAGVEAGYACFCGSESDLARGRPAPATDCDQICFGHPGQLCGGDGRLGIYEVSVGSCQGNWTAPQGVIYSPDFPDEYGPDRNCSWALGPPGAALELTFRLFELADPPDRLELRDAASGSLLRAFDGARPPPTGPLRLRTAALLLTFRSDARGHAQGFALTYRGLQDADDYPAPSKGSAQTPEASLEGANVSCSPRPGAPEAATGAQVFSTVTAISVMLLLLLSLLRLLRRRSCLLAPGKGPPALGPSRSLARSWAVWYRRPRGVALPCPPGDPQVESLAVSYRPLSASSQSSLRSLISAL, encoded by the exons ATGGGGACACGGGCCTCGCATGGCCTCCTCTTCCTACTCTTCCTCCCGCTGCTGCGGCCACGCGGGGCATCAGCGGGGAGCCTGCATAGCCCAG GCCTGTCCGAGTGCTTCCAGGTGAATGGCGCCGACTACCGCGGTTACCAGAACCGCACGGGCCCACGCGGGGCAGGCCGGCCGTGCCTCTTCTGGGACCAGACGCAGCAGCACAGCTACAGCAGCGCCAGCGACCCCCAGGGCCGCTGGGGGCTGGGCGCGCACAACTTCTGCCG TAACCCAGACGGTGACGTGCAGCCATGGTGCTACGTGGCCGAGACGGAGGAGGGCATCTACTGGCGCTACTGCGATATCCCCACGTGTCATA TGCCTGGGTACCTGGGCTGCTTCGTGGACTCGGGGGCACCCCCGGCCCTCAGCGGCCCCAGCGGCACCTCAACAAAGCTCACAGTCCAGGTGTGCCTTCGCTTCTGCCGCATGAAGGGCTACCAG TTAGCGGGCGTGGAAGCTGGCTATGCCTGTTTCTGTGGCTCCGAAAGCGACCTGGCCCGGGGACGCCCGGCCCCGGCCACCGACTGTGACCAGATCTGCTTCGGCCACCCGGGCCAGCTGTGCGGCGGCGATGGGCGACTAGGCATCTACGAAG TGTCCGTAGGCTCCTGCCAGGGAAACTGGACAGCACCTCAGGGGGTCATCTACTCCCCGGACTTCCCGGACGAGTACGGGCCAGACCGGAACTGCAGCTGGGCTCTGGGCCCGCCGGGCGCCGCTCTGGAACTCACCTTCCGCCTCTTCGAGCTGGCCGACCCGCCTGACCGGCTGGAGCTGCGCGACGCGGCCTCAGGCAGCCTGCTCCGCGCCTTCGACGGCGCCCGCCCTCCACCGACCGGGCCGTTGCGCCTGCGCACCGCCGCGCTGCTGCTCACCTTCCGCAGCGACGCACGCGGCCACGCGCAGGGCTTCGCACTCACCTACCGCG GACTGCAGGACGCGGACGACTACCCGGCTCCCTCCAAGGGCTCGGCCCAGACCCCTGAAGCATCCCTCGAAGGGGCCAACGTGAGCTGCAGCCCCCGGCCTGGGGCTCCAGAGGCCGCGACTGGAG CCCAGGTCTTCTCGACGGTGACGGCCATTTCAgtgatgctgttgctgctgctgtcgCTACTGCGTCTGCTGCGCCGACG GAGCTGCCTGCTGGCTCCAGGTAAAGGACCCCCAGCCTTGGGGCCTTCCCGGAGCTTGGCGAGAAGTTGGGCCGTTTGGTATCGCCGGCCTCGAGGGGTggccctgccctgtcctcccGGGGACCCCCAGGTTGAGAGTCTAGCTGTGAGTTACCGGCCTCTGAGTGCCTCCAGCCAGAGTTCTCTGCGCTCGCTCATCTCTGCTCTCTGA
- the KREMEN2 gene encoding kremen protein 2 isoform X2, with translation MGTRASHGLLFLLFLPLLRPRGASAGSLHSPGLSECFQVNGADYRGYQNRTGPRGAGRPCLFWDQTQQHSYSSASDPQGRWGLGAHNFCRNPDGDVQPWCYVAETEEGIYWRYCDIPTCHMPGYLGCFVDSGAPPALSGPSGTSTKLTVQVCLRFCRMKGYQLAGVEAGYACFCGSESDLARGRPAPATDCDQICFGHPGQLCGGDGRLGIYEVSVGSCQGNWTAPQGVIYSPDFPDEYGPDRNCSWALGPPGAALELTFRLFELADPPDRLELRDAASGSLLRAFDGARPPPTGPLRLRTAALLLTFRSDARGHAQGFALTYRGLQDADDYPAPSKGSAQTPEASLEGANVSCSPRPGAPEAATGGAACWLQVKDPQPWGLPGAWREVGPFGIAGLEGWPCPVLPGTPRLRV, from the exons ATGGGGACACGGGCCTCGCATGGCCTCCTCTTCCTACTCTTCCTCCCGCTGCTGCGGCCACGCGGGGCATCAGCGGGGAGCCTGCATAGCCCAG GCCTGTCCGAGTGCTTCCAGGTGAATGGCGCCGACTACCGCGGTTACCAGAACCGCACGGGCCCACGCGGGGCAGGCCGGCCGTGCCTCTTCTGGGACCAGACGCAGCAGCACAGCTACAGCAGCGCCAGCGACCCCCAGGGCCGCTGGGGGCTGGGCGCGCACAACTTCTGCCG TAACCCAGACGGTGACGTGCAGCCATGGTGCTACGTGGCCGAGACGGAGGAGGGCATCTACTGGCGCTACTGCGATATCCCCACGTGTCATA TGCCTGGGTACCTGGGCTGCTTCGTGGACTCGGGGGCACCCCCGGCCCTCAGCGGCCCCAGCGGCACCTCAACAAAGCTCACAGTCCAGGTGTGCCTTCGCTTCTGCCGCATGAAGGGCTACCAG TTAGCGGGCGTGGAAGCTGGCTATGCCTGTTTCTGTGGCTCCGAAAGCGACCTGGCCCGGGGACGCCCGGCCCCGGCCACCGACTGTGACCAGATCTGCTTCGGCCACCCGGGCCAGCTGTGCGGCGGCGATGGGCGACTAGGCATCTACGAAG TGTCCGTAGGCTCCTGCCAGGGAAACTGGACAGCACCTCAGGGGGTCATCTACTCCCCGGACTTCCCGGACGAGTACGGGCCAGACCGGAACTGCAGCTGGGCTCTGGGCCCGCCGGGCGCCGCTCTGGAACTCACCTTCCGCCTCTTCGAGCTGGCCGACCCGCCTGACCGGCTGGAGCTGCGCGACGCGGCCTCAGGCAGCCTGCTCCGCGCCTTCGACGGCGCCCGCCCTCCACCGACCGGGCCGTTGCGCCTGCGCACCGCCGCGCTGCTGCTCACCTTCCGCAGCGACGCACGCGGCCACGCGCAGGGCTTCGCACTCACCTACCGCG GACTGCAGGACGCGGACGACTACCCGGCTCCCTCCAAGGGCTCGGCCCAGACCCCTGAAGCATCCCTCGAAGGGGCCAACGTGAGCTGCAGCCCCCGGCCTGGGGCTCCAGAGGCCGCGACTGGAG GAGCTGCCTGCTGGCTCCAGGTAAAGGACCCCCAGCCTTGGGGCCTTCCCGGAGCTTGGCGAGAAGTTGGGCCGTTTGGTATCGCCGGCCTCGAGGGGTggccctgccctgtcctcccGGGGACCCCCAGGTTGAGAGTCTAG